In Vibrio bathopelagicus, one DNA window encodes the following:
- a CDS encoding PAS factor family protein yields the protein MDTTTLIYDTLEGLSSAEPQQHAQIRQNLYNQLDLSFEKQLALYSNVLGPASAGRLTDLESAVVSACKIVGLKK from the coding sequence ATGGATACAACAACTCTCATCTACGATACATTGGAAGGGTTATCGAGCGCAGAGCCTCAACAGCACGCTCAAATTCGCCAAAATCTATACAACCAATTAGATTTATCATTTGAGAAGCAGTTAGCCTTGTATTCAAATGTCCTAGGACCAGCCAGTGCAGGCCGTTTAACAGACCTTGAAAGTGCGGTCGTTTCTGCATGTAAGATTGTTGGTTTGAAAAAATAA